Genomic DNA from Paenibacillus sp. KS-LC4:
AATGAACCCAGTTTTGCTGGCAAAGCTGCTGGATAGCGACTGGCGAATCATCATCTATCTCCGACCAATCCGTATGCTCGCCCGTAACACTGCGATATTTGCCTGATAACTGCCATTGCATCGTATGTGCCTGATCTACAGAGCCCGATTGTGCAGCGAAAGGTTCTATTTTGAGCAAAGCTCCATAGTTCTCCCCATCCTGAAAATAGACGCTTCGAAAATGTCCAGAAACCGCTTCATTGCCATATGCCGTTGCACGAAAAAACTGATCTCCCAGCCAAAATTCATAGCTCGAGCTTATCGCCTCGGTGTCACCGAGGAAACAGAGTGAATCAGCAGTCACCTGCTGCATATACAGCGGCCGGAGCTGAGTATCCTCGAATAAGAAAGGAATTTGCGGCTGCTCATGTATCGGCTTAATTAGAGCTTCATCTAAAATTGGCTTGTCTTCCTTCAGAAGACGAAGCATTTCCTCTCGCCAGACGGCTGGCTCCTCATCCTCATCCTCATCTAAAATAATGTCCGGAACAAAAAGCTCGGTCATATCAAAGCCCTGCCATACACCGAAGTCGTCCCAATCCTCTATGCGGCGTTCAAAGGCTGATGTCCCATGAATACGCACTCTATATTGATCGCTTGTCATCATCAGCTTTGCCTGCATATTGCCCTCAACGATGAGATCACCGTGATTATAATCTCCCCAGAACATTTCATCCACCTGCAAATTGCCTGCAACATGGATCTCCTGTCCGCCAACAACCATGTGGCTGGCACGCATATTGCCAAGAACGATCAGGCCGGTAGCACCGTCTGTATCTGTATTGCCAACGTAACGATCCACAATTAAATTTCCTTCAACGAGAATGAGCATCGCATTCAGGTCGAGCGAAAGCTCGCTAAGCCGCAAATCCCCTTTATAATACCAAACTTCCTCTTCTTCAAATTCGCCATCATTTTGTTCATCGCGCAGGTAATACCAGCTCTCGCGAGGCAATTTCAGCTTGACTTCACTATAGCAAAACCGCTGAAACTCGGCACCGACTTCCATCATTATGCTCCCCCTTTAAAATCGTTAAATAAAAGGCTTATCACGCTCTATTATACAGCACCATCCACTTACCACTATCCTAATAGCCTGTTAAAATGCGAAAAGGAGCCCCGATTTAATCGGAAGCTCCTGTACATGCTGCAATCAAGTATTATAAGAAACTTCGAATCTTATAATTTAACGACGTTAGCCGCTTGTGCACCGCGATTGCCTTCAGTGATGTCGAACTCTACCTCTTGGCCTTCGTCAAGCGATTTAAAGCCTTCGCTTTGGATAGCGGAGAAATGAACAAATACATCCTCGCCGCCTTCTACCGAGATAAAGCCATAGCCTTTCTCTGCGTTAAACCATTTAACTGTTCCTTTCAAATGAACAACCTCCTAGAAAAAATAAACCGCTGTTAAATCAGCGTATACCCTATATTATACAGTCTTAAACTGGAAAATGCAATTAAACCCTAATTTTCAAAAAATGATCTGATCCAGGAATAAAAGGAAGCTTCGCCGGCATAAGCTCAGCTTGACCGCCCCGCTCTGCAACAGCCTTTAGCAGCTCATCCATATGCGGATAAGCGTTCCAGCTCAGCGACAGCAGCGGGTAAATCCGCACCTGTCCGCCCGGCTTGCATAGTCTCATCATTTCCAAAACAGCCTGCTTATGGAAATTGAAATCAAACTGCTCCGCATACAAAAACAAAAAATGGCTGCATAACACAAGCGAGAAGGCTCCTGATTCAAAAGGAAGCTGCGGCAGCTGTCCAAAACGATAACGGGCTTTCCCTGCATCAGATCGCAAATGACTTGCAAACAGCTCAAGCGAACGCTCTCTTCCCGCGCGATGATGCGCAGCGTCCTTATAATAGCTCCAGTCGAATGCCTCCTGCAAAGCGATCAGCTTGCTTGTGGATACTTCAATTTCTTCGGCAGATTGTGCAATCCACGACTCCACATCTCCGGAATAACGCGGATCAACAGCATGGGCATCATACCCTCTGGCACATGCCTCAGCGGTAAAAGAGGCGCCTCCAGCAGCAATGTCCAATATGGACCCTGCATCCAAATCGCTTTCCGCTAATCCAAACATGCGCTCATACTCGTCAAAACCCCGACACGTAATGGCAACGCCTACCTGCTCATACTTCAATTGCTTCATCTTCTCTTCTCTCCTCGTCTCGTCTCAACTATGCTCTGCCTTGCGATTACGCTCCTAGCTCTATAGAAGCTTCGCCTCACAAATGCCACTTTCCCGCATTATAGCTGATATTATAACACCGTCCCTTATTGCTTTCCACCCCCTGGATAGCTAAAATAGTAAGAATACGGTGTAAGCCGTAATGAAAGGTAAGGTGACCTCTATCATGTTCAAGAAACACGAGATATTCAAAACCGACAAATACAATATGCTGACGGTAGAAGTACAGGGGAAAACCCTCGTCGTACGTGATATTTCCGATCAGTGGGGCGAAGAATGCTATACGTTCGTAAGCCGTCCTGAAATGATGCATTGGGCCGAAAATCGCTTCCGTGCTGACCAATATGTTGGCCGCGAGGAAGAACGGGAGAACATCATCCGTGCTTTCAAGGAAGTATAAGCAGGAAAAATTAGCCTTTAGAGCGAAAACTAACGAGGCAGTGTTGTGCTTGCGGCTACAGGGGGTGTACGTTTCCAGATGGATTTTATGACTAATATCATCTTTATTGTCGCTTCCTTTGCACTGGGGTGGATTGTCCTCGCAAAACGCGATACGCTCGCTCCCAATTTGCGCCGCGGGCTGGCACTTGCTTCGATTGTTTTAATTGCATTCTCGTTTTTCCTCATTGTATACAGTCTTTTTCAAATGGGAAGCTCATAAGTGCTGGCGGCAGCTCATAAGCCATACACCAAGGGGCTGCCGTCTTTGCTTAAATACAAGAATAGCCAATCGCCATATTTATGCTATTAGATAATTCTTGTATTTCAACATAACTACACAGCCTCTGGTACATACTAGGTACAAATTTGTGCCCGGAGGCGAATGCAACGATGAAATGGCTGCCCGTCCTTGTATCTCTAAGTCTAACCGCCGGAATAAGTGGCGCTGAGGGAATGATTCAGCCCGCTTACTCCAAAGCTGCACCACATGCTACTTCATCTACTATTATTTCAAGGAGGAATTCGATGAATCACGTACCTAAGCGTTCTGAGACGAAAGTAGAAGCCCGTTGGAAGCTCGAAGACCTGTTTGCCGATCAAGCCGCATGGGATAAGGAGTTTGCCGCTGCCAAAAGCCTAATTGGCAAAATCAGCGCTTTTCAAGGCAAATTGGCCGACCCGGCTCAGCTGAAAGCCTGCTTCGAGCAGGAGGATGAATTGTCGCTGCATGTGGAGCGTCTATACGTATATGCTAATATGAAGCATCATGAGGATACGGCTGAGCCGACCTATCAGGCATTGTCCGACAAATCCAAGAAGCTGAGCGTGGAAACAGGCGAGGCCCTCTCTTTTATTACACCGGAGGTGCTTTCCTTAAGCGATGAGGCGCTGGATCAATTCATTGCGAATCCCGAGCTGGCAGCCTTCCGTCATACGCTCGAAGAAATGCGCCGCCAGAAGGCTCATATTCTCTCGAAAAATGAAGAGGCGCTGCTTGCGCAAGTGGGCAATATGAGCTCGGCTCCCGGTACGATTTTTAATCTGCTCAACAATGCCGATTTGAAGTTTCCGAAGGTCAAGGACGAAAGCGGCGAAGAGGTAGAGCTGACGCAGGGCCGTTACATTCAGTTTCTTGAGAGCAAAAACCGCAACGTGCGCAAGGAAGCTTTCCAAGCGATGTACGATACATACGGAAAGCTTAAAAACACAATCGGCGCAACGCTGAATGCCAATGTAACGAAAAATATTTTCTACTCCCGTGCCCGCAAGCATGATTCCGTTCTCGCCATGTCGCTTTATGGAGATAACATTCCCGAGACGGTTTATACAAACTTGGTTGACACGATTCATAAGCATTTGCCACTGATGCATCGCTATATGAACCTGCGCAAAAAGCTGCTCGGCGTCGACAAGCTTCATATGTATGATTTGTTCGCTCCGCTTGTAGAGGAATTCGATATGAACATTACGTATGAGGATGCGAAAAAAACGGTCAAGGAAAGCTTGAAGCCGCTCGGCGACGATTATTTGAACGTGCTGCAGCATGGCTTTGACGATGGCTGGATCGATGTGTATGAGAATGAAGGCAAGCGCAGCGGCGCTTACAGCTGGGGAGCGTTCGGCACGCATCCTTATGTGCTGCTCAATCACAAGGACAACCTGAACAGCATGTTTACGCTAACCCATGAAATGGGCCACGCCCTGCATTCCTATTATTCCGACACGAACCAAAATTACCGCGATGCGCAATATACGATTTTCCTCGCGGAGGTGGCTTCCACGCTGAACGAAGCGCTTCTGATGGACTACTTGCTCAACAAGTCTACCGATCCGAAGGAAAAAATGTACCTGCTCACCTACTATGCGGACCAATTCCGAACGACGGTGTTCCGTCAAACGATGTTTGCCGAATTCGAGAAAATCATTCACGCGCGCAGCGAGCAAGGTGAATCGCTGACACCGCAGGATCTGAGCAAAATCTACTATGACCTCAATGTGCTGTATTATGGCGACGAAATGGCTATAGACGAAGATATTGCAATGGAATGGGCACGCATTCCCCACTTCTACAACAGCTTCTACGTGTATAAATACGCAACTGGCTTCTCGGCCGCAACGAGCTTCTCCAAGCAAATTTTGGAGGAAGGCGCGCCCGCAGTCGAGCGTTATCTCGGCTTCCTGAAGAGCGGAGGCAGCGACTTCTCCATCAATATTTTGAAAAAAGCGGGCGTCGACATGTCCTCGCCAGAGCCGATTGAGCAAGCGATGAGCGTCTTCGAAAGCCTCATCGGCCAGATGGAAGAGCTGACTAAATAATCGGCTTAAGCTGTTATTTACTTCACCCCTGCAAACACCGCTTTACCTGACTCATTTTCTGAGCTAAGGGGATAAGCGCCTAAAGCAAAAATAACACCTTCCGCTCCTGTATCAAGGAGAGGAGGTGTTATTTTATTTTGCCGCTACAGCTTACAGCCACCAAAGTCCTAATGCCAAGCCAACTACGCCAGCCAGCACGGAGGACAGCATATTAACCCGGTCATTGTTCATAAAATCAAAGCCGCGTATCCGCTCGGCCTGTACGCCGCAGTGCGTGCGTCGCTCCGTTTCGCTGCCGCAGCTTGTGCAGCGGTACATCGCCTGCCAAGTGGCTCCGAGCCACGAGTCGGCGAAGCAGCCGGCAAAGCCGGCAATGGCCGCAGCAGCAATAAGCGCTATCGCCGAGGCCAGGCTAAACTCGCCGCCTGCAAACCCCGCATGCCCAGCTGGCAAATCAGCTGCTGAGGCTGGATCTGGATGAAACCAGGCCAGCATGACAGCGGCTACGACGCCAATGCAGGCTGCCCCAGCGAGCGCCGCCAGTGAGCCAAGCCGCGTCACAGCTCCGCTTGTTCCCGGAGCAACCACTTTGCCGCTCGTCACCGAACGCGGCGCACGCTTGCTCAGCGCACCAATCTCCGTCGCCCATGTGTCGGCGTTCACAGCCGCCATAACGCCAATATAGGCGAGCAGCCAGCCATCGCCTGCTGCCGGAAACAACGCATGGCCGAAGCACAGCAGCAGCCCTACTCCGCCATTTGCCCACACTTGTCCAGCGTCGCGACGTCCTGTTTTTTCATATCCCGCTTCCGCCTTCGCCTTCGCTCGGGAGTGCTTTTTCCATTTTGACCATAGGGTTGAGGTAACAAAAAACGCAATAAGACAGGCGAACCATACTGGTTCGCCCCATGTCACAAAGCCCGTGCCCATTGCCATTGCCGATAAAGCACCCGATAACGAAAGAGAGCGGAACCGATAGGCGATGAACGCAATTAATCCGCTTCCAACAAGACCGCCAAGCAGCCTGAGCCACCAATCATCGATCCAGCCTACCATTTTTCTCGCCCCTCTCCAGTCTCATCTCTCAGTCCTGCCATTGCCTGTCTCCAGCGATTCGGGAAATTCGTGCAAATCATTAGCTCCCGGTCGAGCTCCGCGATTTTGCGAATAGCCCGTTCCTCATTTATCGTCCAAGCCATGACCTGAATGCCCGCTTCTTTAAGCAGCCTCACTCGCTCCTTATTCAGCCTCGAATAATCAATTGAAAGCAAGGTTGAGCCCGTCTGGCTCAGCTCCAGAGGCAGCGTCTGACGCCAGCCATCAATAATTAAGCCAGTACGAATACGCCCCTCCGTCAGCTTAAACAGCTTATTTAGCGCTCCGGCATAGAAAGAGGTCAGCACCACTTCATTTTCCACGCCGAATCGGCGCACGCTTGCAAGAACCTGCTCCTCAAGCGCAGGATAGCGAATGCCATCCGTCTTAAGCTCAATGTTTACATTGCAGCGCCCCGCTGTTAATGCCAGCACTTGATCAAGCGTAGGAACTCCCTCGTCTTTAAACAGGGGCGAAAACCAACTGCCCGCATCAAGTGCGCCAAGCTCGGCAGCTGTCCAATTACGGACATCGCCTTTGCCATTTGTCGTGCGCCTTAGCTTATAATCATGAATAACGACCGGAATATGATCGTTCGATAGCTGCACATCAATTTCAATCCAATACACATCAGGCTCTTCCATCGCCAGCTTTACCGCTGCCAGCGTATTCTCCGGTGCGCGTCCTGACCACCCGCGGTGGGCAACGCATACATTTCTTGGCTCAGCCATGCGCTCCTCCTCGCTGCTCTTTATTTAGAGACAAGAGCGCCATCCTCACGGAGCTTCACGCCAAAGGACAGGCTCGTCAGGCGCTTCAGCAGCGCTGCCGCATTTTCGGGTTCCATGAGCACTGGCTGCGCTTTGTCCGAGGACATCGGATAAAACTTCAGGTCGCAGTCCCCTTTTTTCGTACAAATCGCATCCAGCACACCTGTCTCAGCAGTCGGTCCCTTCGGGTAAGCGCTAAAAATAAAGTTCCCTAAACTGTATGCAATCCACTTGCCTTTATACGTCTCAAAGCCTTGCAGCACATGCGGATGGCTGCCGATAATGAGATCAGCTCCCGAATCTATGTATTCACGTGCAAAATCCCGCTGGTATTGCAGCGGCGTATCTTTGCGCTCTTCTCCCCAATGAACCATTACGACAACTAGATCGGCCTGCTCCTTCGCTTTCTTAATTGCCGCCTTCGCTCTTGTCGTATCGTAGGTTTCCGCTACGCCTGCCACATTTTTGTCTGCCTTCCATGATACTTCCGGCACAACTCTGCTCAGTCCAATGTACGCTACTTTAATGCCGCGCACCTCTTTAATGACAGGCGCAAACGCATCCGTATCATTTTTGCCGGCTCCCATATGGGAAATTCCCGTCTCATCGAGATGCTTCATCGTATTAAATAAACCTTCGACGCCTTGGTCAAGCGTATGGTTGTTCGCCAAGCTGACAATATCAAAGCCGGCATCGCGAAATGCAGGAAGCGCATCGGGAGAACCTTTAAACACATACGTCTTATCTATCGCCGGAACACCGCTATCCGTCACCGGATACTCCAAATTAGCGGCCATAATATCCGGCTCGCTCAAATAAAGCAGCGATTGCTTATACGGATAGTCGTACCCATTCAGCTTCATCATGTCGCCAACCGAGGCTGCCAGCAAAATATCGCCAACAAAGCTCAGCTTCACCGTATCCTCATCTCCAGCATGTGACGAAGGCTGCTCACCTGAAGCCTCATTGCCGCCTGTTCCATCAACCGCTTCATTACCGCCCTCTTCCGGCTGCTTCTCCGGCGTTGCCGCTGGCTCGCCTGCACCGTTAGCCTCGTCGGCTGTAGGAGAGGGTTCCTCCGTTGCTACCGCTCCATCAGATGGAGAAGGCGCGCTGCTGCCTGCGTTCGTTGCCGCATTGTCCGCCTTCTGACCATCGCTCGTCCCTGCGGAAGAGGCATCGGCTGCCTGAGGTTTATCGTCCCCATTAAATAAGGACGCCGTATCAAACCAGTTTTGCGTATTAAGCCATAAACCAATAACGACTGCAATAAGACCTAACATAACGCTGTTGAAAATGATGAGGCGTCTTAATCTTTTTTTACGCCTGATTTTTTGCTGCTGTCGCGATTCTGTTCTGGATCTATTCATGACAGGATGCTCCTTTATGAATAAAGTTTCCTGTCTATTATAGCAAGCTTGCTATAAATATGCGAAATTACTAGGAGGAGGAGAGCACAGCAGCCGCAATTTCCTTGCCCTGACGAATACAATCCGGTAAACCTACGCCGTCGAAAGCCGCTCCTGTAAGATGAATGCCCGGCACCTGCTGGGCCAAACGCTCGCGCAGACGCTTCGTATGCGCCAAATGACCGACCGGATATTGCGGCATAGAGCGCGGCAGCCGTGTAATTTCCGTAAATAAAGGCACCGCGGTAATATTCATCGTCTTCTTTACATCTTCTCTTACAGCAGCCATTAGCTGGTCATCCGGCAAATAAGGCGTGATTTGATCGCCTGCCCGGCCAACATAGCAGCGAAGCAGCACTTTGTCTCCCGGGCTCGTATGCAGCCATTTCGTAGAGGTCCATGTGCATGCCGTAATTCGCAAGCCTTCCGAGCGCGGAATAACGAACCCTGAGCCTTTGAAGGTTATTCCCAGACTCGCTTTATCAAAAGCCATTACGACGTTTGCGACTGATACATATTCGGTGGCCCGCAGCTCCGCGCAATCGACCAGCGGCTCCAGCAGCTCCGCCGCCTGAAACGCAGGTGCAGTCACTATGATTTTGTCAGCGGGCAGCTGCTCGCCGTTCGCCAGCTCAATCGTGTAGCGGGGTCCGGAGTGTTCTCCATCCGCCATGCCAGCAATACCTGCTGCTTCATTGCCAGCAGCACCGTCATGAATCGCTGTCACCGCTTGGCCTAATTTGCGCTCCATGCCCGGCAAAGCCCGGTCCAGCGCATCCACCATAGTTGATAGCCCGCCCTTAAATGTAAGAAATACGCTGCTTCTTGCCCCTTCCGGCAGCATGCTCATATCGGGAGCCTTCGTAAGCTTTTTGTTGCTCCGCATTCCCCGAATCAAGCTGCCATACTTGCGTTCTGCTGCGGCGAACTGCGGAAACGTCGCTTGAATGCTCAGCTTGTTAAGGTCGCCAGCATAAATGCCCGCCAGCAGCGGCTCCGCAATGCGCTGCACAACCTGCTTCCCTAGCCGCCGGCCAAGAAAGCCTCCCAGCGATTCATCGTCAGCACCTCCTCGGGAAGGCATAATAAAGTCAAGCAGCGCCCGCAGCTTGCCTCCCCAAGTAAGCAAGCCCGTCCGGGCGAAAGGCATAATTTCCGTCGGAATGCCGAGCATGAGTCCCTGCGGCATCGCATGGAGTTTATTTTTAAATAGAATATACGATTGCTTGCCCTTTGGGTTCGTACCCGTCAGCTCGGACGCTATGCCAAGCTCCTTAGCCAGCTCAATAATGGCCAGCTTGCGGCTAAGAAAAGAATCCGGGCCGCGTTCAATGACGAAGCCGTCACGTTGCAGCGTATTGATTTTGCCGCCCAATTTCTCGGCGCTATCGACAAGCGTAATATGAATCGCTTTTCCTTGCCGCTCCGCTTCCCGCTGCAAATAAAAAGCGGAGCTCAGCCCGCTGATCCCCCCGCCAATAATGACAATTCGATCAGCTTCTCCGATTCTCCGCATCTCATTCATCCTTTCTTTACCAAACTCTACGTTGCTTCTATTACAGACTCCGCCAGAGTCTCCATATACAGCGGGTCGCGATTTAACATTTGGATACGTTCAAGGGTAATGCCCATATTTTTTGCTGTCGTCTTCGCTTCAATATCAAGGTCGAATAATACCTCAAGATGATCCGACACAAAGCCGATTGGAGCGGCGAGAACGGCCTTCACACCCTGCTCAGCAAGCTCGGCAAGCGTCTCCAAAATGTCCGGTCCCAGCCAAGGCTCTCTCGTCCGGCCCGCGCTTTGCCAAGTAAACTGCCATACATCATCTGCAACGCCAGCCTGCTTCGCAACTGCTCGCGATGTTTCCAGCAACTGCTCCTCATATGGGTCGCCGAGCTCGCGAATTTTTTCCGGCAAGCTATGTGCGCTGAACAGCACCTTTACATTAGGCTCCCCGCCCGACGATGCGCTTAGGCGAGCAAGACCTTCCATCACCCGTTCTGTAAGGGCCTGAAGCAGCTTTGGATGCAGATGATATTGGTTGACAAAGCTCATCTCCACGCCAAGCTCGCTTGCTTTCTCCTGCGCACGCTTAATATAGCTGCCAACGCTCATCGTCGAATAATGCGGAGCCAGTACAATTCCTACGGCTTGCTTAATTCCGTCACGAGCCATTTGCTCTACACCGTCTTCGATATAAGGACGGGCATGCTTAAGCCCCTGATAGCAGACATAACGACCAGGAGCAAGCTGCTCCAGCTTGTCCTGTAAGCCTGCTACTTGTCCGTTCGTATTTTCACGCAGCGGGAATACGCCGCCAACAATCGCCTCATATCGGCCATACAAATCCGTTAACTGCTCTGGTGTAGGCGGGTGACCCCGACGAATATGCGTATAATATGCTTCTACATCATCAAGGCTTTCCGGCGTCCCATATGACATAACGAGAACTCCGATTTTGCTGTTTTCAGCTTCCGACATGGCTCGTTTCCTTCCCTTCCCGCGCTGCAATGTATTTTTTTGAATACGAATGTATGTAAGCCGTCAGCTCTTGAAGCTTCTCAAGCGAGGCTTCAGGGAATAGCCCATGCCCCAAATTAAAAATAAATCCGGGCTCTTCCAGTCCCTGTTCAATAATTTCCGCGGCATACGCTTCAAGGACGCTCATTGGAGCCGTCAGCAGGACAGGATCGAGATTGCCCTGTACCGCAAAGTCGTGATTCAAACGGCGGCGTCCCTCGGGAATCGACACTCTCCAGTCCAGACCGATTACATCCGCCTGCAGCTTGTGCAGCTCCGGCAGCAGCTCGCCCGAGCTTACGCCTGGGAAATAAATTTTCGGCTGCGACAAATCCGACAGCTCGCTGAAAATCCGCTCGATCGTCGGCAGTACAAATTTGCGGAAATCGGCTGGCGCAAGCGCACCTACCCAGCTATCAAACAATTGAAAAGCTTTGCCGCCATTTGCAATATGCGCGCGCAAATAAGCGATAACCATATCGCCCAGCTTGTCCATTAGCTTGAACCATACCTCCGGCTCGCTGTACATCATTGCTTTTGTCCGCAAATAGTTTTTGGACGGTCTGCCTTCGATTAAATAGCTGGCAATCGTAAACGGCGCTCCGGCAAATGTAATTAGCGGAACCTCAAGCTCTCGATCCAAAATCCGGATCGTTTCCAGCACATGGCCGAGATCGCCTTCTACATCAATGGGCTTTAGCCGATCTACATCCGCCGCACAGCGGATCGGGTTATCTATTACAGGTCCAACATTCGCCACAATATCAAAATCAATCCCGATTGAAGCAACCGGATTCATAATATCCGAATATAAAATAGCGGCATCTACGCCGAGCTTGCGCACCGGCATTAACGTTACTTCCGCAGCCAGCTCCGGCTGCTTGCAAATTTCCAGCAGTGAATATTTTTCTTTTATTTTGCGATATTCAGGGTCGTATCTTCCAGCTTGGCGCATATACCAGACGGGTACCTGATCCAGCTCTTCCTTGCGGCAGGCCCGAATGAAACGGTCATTATAGCTCATGTTCGCCGTTCCTCTTTTCTATATAATTTTATATTAACTCCATTATGCCCGTTTTTTCAGGGGCTAACAACCGCCAGCACCGGACTTCCTATGACAATGTTATGACACTATCCTTGTACATTCACTATATTATAACCTGACTCAAGGCTAATTTCGTGCTTTTCCGAAATATAAGCAATATGTGCTATACTAAAATACATGGAACAGTGGAAAAAAAACCTCATCGTGCTTTGGTTCGGACAATTTCTCGTAATGG
This window encodes:
- a CDS encoding cold shock domain-containing protein gives rise to the protein MKGTVKWFNAEKGYGFISVEGGEDVFVHFSAIQSEGFKSLDEGQEVEFDITEGNRGAQAANVVKL
- a CDS encoding methyltransferase domain-containing protein, producing MKQLKYEQVGVAITCRGFDEYERMFGLAESDLDAGSILDIAAGGASFTAEACARGYDAHAVDPRYSGDVESWIAQSAEEIEVSTSKLIALQEAFDWSYYKDAAHHRAGRERSLELFASHLRSDAGKARYRFGQLPQLPFESGAFSLVLCSHFLFLYAEQFDFNFHKQAVLEMMRLCKPGGQVRIYPLLSLSWNAYPHMDELLKAVAERGGQAELMPAKLPFIPGSDHFLKIRV
- the pepF gene encoding oligoendopeptidase F, which gives rise to MNHVPKRSETKVEARWKLEDLFADQAAWDKEFAAAKSLIGKISAFQGKLADPAQLKACFEQEDELSLHVERLYVYANMKHHEDTAEPTYQALSDKSKKLSVETGEALSFITPEVLSLSDEALDQFIANPELAAFRHTLEEMRRQKAHILSKNEEALLAQVGNMSSAPGTIFNLLNNADLKFPKVKDESGEEVELTQGRYIQFLESKNRNVRKEAFQAMYDTYGKLKNTIGATLNANVTKNIFYSRARKHDSVLAMSLYGDNIPETVYTNLVDTIHKHLPLMHRYMNLRKKLLGVDKLHMYDLFAPLVEEFDMNITYEDAKKTVKESLKPLGDDYLNVLQHGFDDGWIDVYENEGKRSGAYSWGAFGTHPYVLLNHKDNLNSMFTLTHEMGHALHSYYSDTNQNYRDAQYTIFLAEVASTLNEALLMDYLLNKSTDPKEKMYLLTYYADQFRTTVFRQTMFAEFEKIIHARSEQGESLTPQDLSKIYYDLNVLYYGDEMAIDEDIAMEWARIPHFYNSFYVYKYATGFSAATSFSKQILEEGAPAVERYLGFLKSGGSDFSINILKKAGVDMSSPEPIEQAMSVFESLIGQMEELTK
- a CDS encoding DUF92 domain-containing protein; this translates as MVGWIDDWWLRLLGGLVGSGLIAFIAYRFRSLSLSGALSAMAMGTGFVTWGEPVWFACLIAFFVTSTLWSKWKKHSRAKAKAEAGYEKTGRRDAGQVWANGGVGLLLCFGHALFPAAGDGWLLAYIGVMAAVNADTWATEIGALSKRAPRSVTSGKVVAPGTSGAVTRLGSLAALAGAACIGVVAAVMLAWFHPDPASAADLPAGHAGFAGGEFSLASAIALIAAAAIAGFAGCFADSWLGATWQAMYRCTSCGSETERRTHCGVQAERIRGFDFMNNDRVNMLSSVLAGVVGLALGLWWL
- a CDS encoding glycerophosphodiester phosphodiesterase family protein; the encoded protein is MAEPRNVCVAHRGWSGRAPENTLAAVKLAMEEPDVYWIEIDVQLSNDHIPVVIHDYKLRRTTNGKGDVRNWTAAELGALDAGSWFSPLFKDEGVPTLDQVLALTAGRCNVNIELKTDGIRYPALEEQVLASVRRFGVENEVVLTSFYAGALNKLFKLTEGRIRTGLIIDGWRQTLPLELSQTGSTLLSIDYSRLNKERVRLLKEAGIQVMAWTINEERAIRKIAELDRELMICTNFPNRWRQAMAGLRDETGEGREKW
- a CDS encoding CapA family protein; this encodes MNRSRTESRQQQKIRRKKRLRRLIIFNSVMLGLIAVVIGLWLNTQNWFDTASLFNGDDKPQAADASSAGTSDGQKADNAATNAGSSAPSPSDGAVATEEPSPTADEANGAGEPAATPEKQPEEGGNEAVDGTGGNEASGEQPSSHAGDEDTVKLSFVGDILLAASVGDMMKLNGYDYPYKQSLLYLSEPDIMAANLEYPVTDSGVPAIDKTYVFKGSPDALPAFRDAGFDIVSLANNHTLDQGVEGLFNTMKHLDETGISHMGAGKNDTDAFAPVIKEVRGIKVAYIGLSRVVPEVSWKADKNVAGVAETYDTTRAKAAIKKAKEQADLVVVMVHWGEERKDTPLQYQRDFAREYIDSGADLIIGSHPHVLQGFETYKGKWIAYSLGNFIFSAYPKGPTAETGVLDAICTKKGDCDLKFYPMSSDKAQPVLMEPENAAALLKRLTSLSFGVKLREDGALVSK
- the hemG gene encoding protoporphyrinogen oxidase, translating into MRRIGEADRIVIIGGGISGLSSAFYLQREAERQGKAIHITLVDSAEKLGGKINTLQRDGFVIERGPDSFLSRKLAIIELAKELGIASELTGTNPKGKQSYILFKNKLHAMPQGLMLGIPTEIMPFARTGLLTWGGKLRALLDFIMPSRGGADDESLGGFLGRRLGKQVVQRIAEPLLAGIYAGDLNKLSIQATFPQFAAAERKYGSLIRGMRSNKKLTKAPDMSMLPEGARSSVFLTFKGGLSTMVDALDRALPGMERKLGQAVTAIHDGAAGNEAAGIAGMADGEHSGPRYTIELANGEQLPADKIIVTAPAFQAAELLEPLVDCAELRATEYVSVANVVMAFDKASLGITFKGSGFVIPRSEGLRITACTWTSTKWLHTSPGDKVLLRCYVGRAGDQITPYLPDDQLMAAVREDVKKTMNITAVPLFTEITRLPRSMPQYPVGHLAHTKRLRERLAQQVPGIHLTGAAFDGVGLPDCIRQGKEIAAAVLSSS
- the hemH gene encoding ferrochelatase, which produces MSEAENSKIGVLVMSYGTPESLDDVEAYYTHIRRGHPPTPEQLTDLYGRYEAIVGGVFPLRENTNGQVAGLQDKLEQLAPGRYVCYQGLKHARPYIEDGVEQMARDGIKQAVGIVLAPHYSTMSVGSYIKRAQEKASELGVEMSFVNQYHLHPKLLQALTERVMEGLARLSASSGGEPNVKVLFSAHSLPEKIRELGDPYEEQLLETSRAVAKQAGVADDVWQFTWQSAGRTREPWLGPDILETLAELAEQGVKAVLAAPIGFVSDHLEVLFDLDIEAKTTAKNMGITLERIQMLNRDPLYMETLAESVIEAT
- the hemE gene encoding uroporphyrinogen decarboxylase, translated to MSYNDRFIRACRKEELDQVPVWYMRQAGRYDPEYRKIKEKYSLLEICKQPELAAEVTLMPVRKLGVDAAILYSDIMNPVASIGIDFDIVANVGPVIDNPIRCAADVDRLKPIDVEGDLGHVLETIRILDRELEVPLITFAGAPFTIASYLIEGRPSKNYLRTKAMMYSEPEVWFKLMDKLGDMVIAYLRAHIANGGKAFQLFDSWVGALAPADFRKFVLPTIERIFSELSDLSQPKIYFPGVSSGELLPELHKLQADVIGLDWRVSIPEGRRRLNHDFAVQGNLDPVLLTAPMSVLEAYAAEIIEQGLEEPGFIFNLGHGLFPEASLEKLQELTAYIHSYSKKYIAAREGKETSHVGS